The genomic DNA AAAGTATCTTTAGTATACgctttttttgcatattttaatattCTTGGACTTTCTCACATTGTAGTTACAGAAATGCAAGTACATGACattaaaatatctttttaaaaTGGGTTTTGTCAATTAAATTTGATGGTTAGGTGTACATAAGCCCTCCAGTCAAGCAATGatgttattaaaaacaaaacagactttcTAATCTAAAACATTTTGCCCTAAATCTTGGTCCTGCAGACCTCTGAGGGTAAGCCCCCTTTCAGAGCTGTCACACACACCTAAGGGTGCAACCCTGCAAGTCCGCTAGTGAAATTTGCCCGCTTTGCTGGCGGCATTTCCTTCCTTAGTCTAGACTGTTCCTCCTGTCCAGACTGAGGCAATAGACAGGTTTTTGTAGACATAATGGATTTTTTACTTGAAATTGAATCATTTATAAGTGTGCTACAAGTAACCCTTTGCATCGCTACTAAACCACAATAATTTACAGTTTATCATCTTCTAATTAAaaatttatagaaaaaaaaagataacccTCACACTAACCCCAGAACTAACATAGAAACTCCAATATCAACAGAATTTTTACTTATGCTGTGAAAAATGTCGAAATTTCATTTTGACATGTGATGAAGCATGCAAAAAGCCAGACAAGAACTCTAGTTGTGCATAAAGCTCAGGAATGACccaatcaaaaaaacaaaacaaaacaacaatttctagtattttcagtgtttttgtagACCTaattgattttttcttttaccagAAGTTTACTTTGTATCACTACTAAATCACAATTATTAACAGACAATTTGTTATCTTCTAATTAAAATTCTATAAATTCTGGACTTctataaataaaatctgtgttTGCATGTTAATAGATGTGAactcaaaacatttttatgagTTCTCCTATTGATGGAGCACTTCCTGAAGACCTTGCTCCAAACTATGTCCTTCAAAATCAACCCAGAGTATGACCTTTCCAGCTTCTTTCCCCTACAAACCTATAAGGTTGACATATTGGTCAAAGAACAAGGTTATGCTGAGCCTGTGGTAAATGGCCTTTGGTGTGTAGGTGACCCAGATCATCTTTCGTGATCTTTCGTGTCGTGCCGTGAATGGTAAAGTTCATGTGTATGTACAAGCAGACCAACATTAGAATATTATAATTTTCATAAATGTTAAAGCCCAAAGCGCAAACATACTTTACATTAAAAACAGAAGAACCAAGAATATCAAACCACAATATTACTAATTCTGGTGTTTCATTGATTCATGGAGTACCAGTCAAAATGGATGAATATGTCCAAATGAGTgactttcttctttttgccaGGCTGTATTAGGCATCGCTGTTCTCCTTCCTAACAAACACACCAAAAAAGCTTTCTGTATCGAAGAGTTTCCAGCAGCAGATTTgagcctttttaaaaattgtttcttTGCCAAGacgtttgggttttttttagcatttgcATATACACCCAACTGTGCAGCCTTGCCAATCGGGAAGTGAAATTTTTCCTCCTTGCTGGTGGCATTTCCTTGTTTAGCCTCATTTTAGTAAGTGTGCTGCAACACCACTAGACCACAATAATGATCAGACATGGCACCATCTTCCAATTAAAAATTCATAGAAACCAAAGAAAGCCTGTTTTTACATGTTAATCTAGAATTGAAAAGATCTCATTGAACTCATTTTAACTCATTTTGTTAAAAGAGAACTCAGCTttgtttagcttttattttattggtcTTTGGCAACACAGAAATGTGAAAATAGCCTAAATAGAGAGGAGCAGCGCAGTGACCACAGACTGCAATATACTCTACCCAGAAGATGGCTTTCTCCATGGGTGTTATTGGCTGATCGCTGTGCAAACTAGCTAAACTGTTGGCTATAAGGGAACCACCTCCCCACCccctacccccacacccccCCTTTCAGAGCTGTCAAACACATCTAAGTGTGCAACCTGTCCAGCCATCTGGTGAAATTTGGTATAATTTCCTTCTTTAGCCTGTGGCAATAACCATATCTAGACTGGGAGCAATCTACAGTTTATTGTAGAGGTTTAATAATTTACAAGTGTGTTACAAGTAAATCTTTGCATTAAAACTAAACCACAGTAAGTAATAGACATAGTATGTCATCTTCCAAATGGAAATTATTTTAactttgtttagtttttatctTTCTTTGTCTTCGGCAGCACAGAAATCTGAAAACAGCCACAACAGAGAGAAGCAGAGCAGTGACCACAGACAGCAATATGAGCACTACATCTAAAGAGTAGTAAGAGTACCAGGGCATCTTATAAGCCTCTGTACGTAGGTGACGAGCCCCTTTGTGGTGCATCACATATTCCACCCAGAAGACGGCCTGCTCCATGGGTGTTATTGGCTGATCTCTGTGCAAACGTGACAGTCTTTGAATGTTCTGCCTGTAGCTCTCTTGATGGATCACTTCCTTAAGACCTTGCTCAAAACTGTGGCCATTAACATCAACTAGCTGAATGATCTTTGCAGCTCCTCTCTCCTGCAGTCGTAGAAGGTTGTCATACTGGTCGAAGAACAAGGGTATGCCGAGCACAGGGACCCCATAGTAAATGGCCTCCTGGACACCATTAGTTCCTCCATGAGCTACAAAGACTTTGGTCTGTGGATGACCCAGAAGATCTTTCTGTGGCATCCAGTCGACTATTAGAGTGTTGTTTCCCAGTGTAGAGGGACGGTCTCCTTTATGCTTCCAGATAACctgataagaaaaaaacaaaaaaaaaagatttccccATTAGCCCtaagactttaaaaaacacttaacaGACCTACACAGAATTAACCTAGATGCAAATTCAGACTAAAATCTTAAATGTTAATGAGTTTTAAGTAACTTTTCCAGGGGTTATATGATTTAAGGGATCACTGAAGTGTCATAATTTGCTGTTCCTTTCAATGTTGAGGCTGTTTACAGTGGTTAAAATGTCAAGCCATCAAAAGCAAGCATGTTTACAACCTAATGCAAAAACAATATACGTCAAAGGAACTCTATGGGAGGGACACCTTACCTAATTCAAGTTACAGAAAAGAACTTCTTTATAGTGTTAATTCTATTTttgccttttggagcatttttatgCTAAGTGTGACTCTCTGTTTCGTTATTTGTATTAACAGTCTAACCAAGGTATCTGTCCTAAATTTTTCCTtgcgttatttttttttttaagtgtaactgtaattttattttattggtaaCCTATGCCAGCATTAAATATACTGTCTTTTTTGTCTAGACTCTTAAAGACTATAAATTTAGCCTTCCTGACTAATAACATACCACTCTATCCTCTCATAAATTTACAGACACTTCTGGCTCCAAAATGCACCGCAAATGCTAAACTGTGGTTTCTGAATGGCAATGCACAAACAATGGCATCTTTCACAGTGTATCTATTGGCTGATATGGACAAATTAAAATACGACAGGTTAACAATCCAAAACGCAGCAGTGGAAATATGAATCTTTAACTTTTTGTTACCTTCTGGGGCATCTTGGCAAAGACACCGGCGACTTCCTCTGTAACATCTTTGGGCAAAGCATTGACATGAGTTCCCAGAGTCATGATGATCACTCCATGTTGCCCGGCGCTCTGAACAAACTCCTCCAGCTCTGCTGGCAGAGGCTGAGCTGGTTTGCACTGAAATCCTCCTATATAGACAACATTTGGCATAGTGGGGCGAGGGAATTCAAACACAAAATCTGACCTGAACAGCCAAATGTCTGCTTCCTGAAGTAGTGAGATGACGTCACATCCACCCTCAATATACTTATCACATATGTCATTATATACTGGGTCCACCAGAAATTTCTGCTGGAACAGTATGATGCCatagaaaaaaatgttcttgaTCCTCTGGATGAAATTCATTTTCTCTGTTAAGCCGTATCCTGGCACCGGGATGTAAGAGAGTGGTGAGGGAGCTAACACAAAGTGCCCTTCTCCACTGGTGATCCAGCGTACATAAAGCACTAAGGGAAGCTTGAGATATTTGGCTAGAATAAGCCCTGGGGCCAAAGCTGGATCAGTTAGAACCAGATCATACTGGGAATCTCTTAATCTTTTGATCATATTTTGATcatcaaaaatatatttcaaagcaTCATACCACAGTGAATGTGCAtaagaaattaaagaaaaaaaaattcttggtGAGTTTGATGGAAGTCATCACTGATGCGGCCTCTCTTTGCAACTAAAAAATGGAtgagaaaaagtgaaaaagagaaacatgTCTCATAAATAACAGAGTATTTATATTCTGAGTCATCACATACACTAATCACATACCTTCACCTGCTCCTCTAGACGCCCACCAAAAAAGTGCTCAATATTTACAGCCATTTCAACTGTAATGGATGTGTATAGATCAGACTTTTCAGGGATGTACCAGCTCATGGAGGGCCTGATCACAGTCAGATTGTGTCCCCTAGCATGAAGTTCTTCAAGCAAGATTTTCATATTGATCCAGTGGCTGCCATCTAAAGGAAACACCAGAATGTTTCCTCCATCGCAATGTGGTGTAAATGAAATGAGGAATAAACTGAGGAAAGCAAGCATCCCACAGACATGATGGGATGCCATGGCTCCTATAATATCAGACAGAAATAATCACCTCAGTGATCTCATAAATGATATCAAGTATCcacaatataaagaaaaaatatttgctcTTCAGCCAAATATTTAGAGCTATACATTACTTGCAAGCACTGGAATATTTACATGATTCTTTTACCCAAATAGACACCAAAATTAAAGGACAGTGTTTTAGGAAATTCCTTACCTTGGGTTGAGAGATCCAACTGCTGTCTATCCTGCCCACAGAAAGACTGTTCTTCAAATCTAGTCTAGTTTGCCTAACTCTCTGAATCTGGAGTTCAAACTCcagattcagagattctttcaCTTGTAAATGAGTTACATCCATCACGAATAATTTTACATAACATAATAGAGGTGCTATGGATGTTCATtaaatttctcatttttttataattttatgactttatgttatttgtcatgtttttatttgtttcctaATTAGattcttttcctgttttatttcgtAATCATCTTCTCCCTAATTGACTtccttttggggtttttttttttttttctcttctcaatCATCCAATTAGTTATTATAGTTATTTTAGTAAAAGCGTTAGTAAAAGTtggtaaaagcgctatacaaatacaggccatttaccattttacagaGATCAGTTAAGTTAATGATAAAGTGTATCTCTCAGCTCCATGTACCATACATGTTTTATAAGCCTTGATTTTGGTTCATGTGTAAACAGGCGGCTTCAGTGTTGGTAGTTGTAAATATTATTGACCTCCTGCCCACTTAATAAGCCATTAT from Oreochromis niloticus isolate F11D_XX linkage group LG10, O_niloticus_UMD_NMBU, whole genome shotgun sequence includes the following:
- the LOC100694509 gene encoding LOW QUALITY PROTEIN: UDP-glucuronosyltransferase 2C1 (The sequence of the model RefSeq protein was modified relative to this genomic sequence to represent the inferred CDS: deleted 1 base in 1 codon), translating into MASHHVCGMLAFLSLFLISFTPHCDGGNILVFPLDGSHWINMKILLEELHARGHNLTVIRPSMSWYIPEKSDLYTSITVEMAVNIEHFFGGRLEEQVKLQREAASVMTSIKLTKNFFFFISYAHSLWYDALKYIFDDQNMIKRLRDSQYDLVLTDPALAPGLILAKYLKLPLVLYVRWITSGEGHFVLAPSPLSYIPVPGYGLTEKMNFIQRIKNIFFYGIILFQQKFLVDPVYNDICDKYIEGGCDVISLLQEADIWLFRSDFVFEFPRPTMPNVVYIGGFQCKPAQPLPAELEEFVQSAGQHGVIIMTLGTHVNALPKDVTEEVAGVFAKMPQKVIWKHKGDRPSTLGNNTLIVDWMPQKDLLGHPQTKVFVAHGGTNGVQEAIYYGVPVLGIPLFFDQYDNLLRLQERGAAKIIQLVDVNGHSFEQGLKEVIHQESYRQNIQRLSRLHRDQPITPMEQAVFWVEYVMHHKGARHLRTEAYKMPWYSYYSLDVVLILLSVVTALLLSVVAVFRFLCCRRQRKIKTKQS